The Enterobacter huaxiensis sequence GCTTATCGCGTAATTATTTGCCAACCTGGTGACCGATAATACCGCCGACAGCAGCACCACCCAGTGTACCCAGCGTACTACCATCCGTTAATACAGCACCACCAAGAGCACCAGCACCGGCACCAATAGCGGTGTTGCGGTCACGTTTTGACCAGTTAGAGCAAGCGCTCAGGGACATTGCTACAGTGATTGCCAGAACAGCGGCGGCTAATTTTTTGCTGGTTAAGGTCATAATACTTTCTCCTGAATTATCGATTCATGGAAAGAGGTACGCTTTAAGTATAGACAATATGCATACTTAAATTCTAAATTCCATGAAAGCTGGTCGCGCAGGTGTTACGTAATCACGCAGGTGATAGTCACTTCCTGTTATATCGCTAACATTAATTTTACGTCTTTAATGCAGGTTATACAGGTAAAAACTCTTAAATAAAGGTTCAGAATCATCTCAGAGAAGGGGGTATATGCGCCCTCAATCGGGCGCGACCAGGTCATCAGGCGGAATTTTTAACGATATCTA is a genomic window containing:
- the osmB gene encoding osmotically-inducible lipoprotein OsmB, which codes for MTLTSKKLAAAVLAITVAMSLSACSNWSKRDRNTAIGAGAGALGGAVLTDGSTLGTLGGAAVGGIIGHQVGK